In a single window of the Synechococcus sp. WH 8016 genome:
- a CDS encoding FAD-binding domain-containing protein: MTASRVLFWHRRDLRLADNLGLQAAVEISPAVTGVYVLDPALIHPPESLPPMAPARLWFLVETLRELQQRWRDVGSRLLVVAGDPVQVLPRLASLLEAPAVVWSRDVEPYSRERDRQVAKALQSDGRKVLVDWDQLLLAPDLIKTGGGDPYRVFGPFLRNWRGQVERSQPRTAEAPNAFIDLEAESLEDLLGGEGALGRLCAEGQRQLEQLQAEHGFRGTDLCPSRPGEAAAARQLATFADRALLAYEPDRNFPGIPGTSYLSAGLSVGTVSPRQAWCAAQGAKEMARSDEQRQAITVWEQELCWREFYQQALFHFPELVDGPYREQWRRFPWENNRDWFEAWKEGQTGMPIIDAAMRQLNQSGWMHNRCRMIVASFLVKDLICDWRWGERAFMELEVDGDLAANNGGWQWSASSGMDPKPLRIFNPATQASKFDAEGEYIREWVPELRHVNTKDLISGEIPALERRGYPELLIDHKVQQAKFKALYATIRS, encoded by the coding sequence ATGACAGCGTCTCGCGTTCTGTTTTGGCATCGCCGCGACCTGCGCTTGGCCGACAATCTCGGTTTGCAGGCGGCAGTGGAGATCAGCCCTGCGGTGACGGGCGTGTATGTGCTGGATCCAGCGCTGATTCACCCGCCTGAGTCCTTGCCACCGATGGCTCCGGCCCGGCTTTGGTTCCTGGTGGAAACCCTGCGCGAGCTTCAGCAACGCTGGCGAGACGTGGGGAGTCGTTTGCTGGTGGTGGCTGGCGACCCGGTGCAGGTGCTGCCGCGGTTGGCGTCTTTGCTTGAGGCGCCTGCGGTGGTGTGGAGCCGGGACGTGGAGCCCTACTCCCGGGAGCGTGACCGTCAGGTGGCCAAAGCCTTGCAATCCGATGGGCGCAAGGTGCTGGTGGATTGGGATCAGCTCCTGCTGGCACCGGATCTGATCAAAACGGGTGGTGGTGATCCTTACCGGGTGTTTGGCCCTTTCCTGCGCAATTGGCGCGGTCAGGTGGAGCGCAGCCAGCCCAGAACCGCGGAGGCTCCCAACGCGTTCATCGATTTGGAGGCCGAGTCGCTAGAAGACCTTCTTGGCGGTGAGGGGGCTCTCGGCCGTTTGTGCGCGGAGGGTCAGCGGCAGCTGGAGCAGCTGCAGGCGGAACATGGTTTTCGAGGCACGGATCTCTGCCCGAGCCGCCCAGGAGAGGCCGCGGCTGCGAGGCAGTTGGCCACGTTTGCTGATCGGGCGTTGCTGGCCTATGAACCCGATCGCAATTTTCCGGGGATTCCTGGCACCTCTTATCTGAGTGCGGGCCTGAGCGTGGGTACGGTGAGTCCACGACAGGCCTGGTGTGCTGCCCAAGGAGCCAAGGAGATGGCCCGCAGCGATGAGCAGCGGCAGGCGATCACGGTGTGGGAACAGGAACTCTGCTGGCGTGAGTTTTACCAGCAGGCCCTATTCCATTTCCCTGAACTGGTGGATGGTCCTTACCGTGAGCAATGGAGGCGTTTCCCTTGGGAAAACAACCGCGACTGGTTTGAGGCTTGGAAGGAAGGACAAACGGGGATGCCGATCATCGATGCGGCGATGCGACAGCTCAATCAAAGCGGCTGGATGCACAATCGTTGCCGCATGATCGTGGCTTCATTCCTTGTGAAGGATTTGATCTGTGATTGGCGCTGGGGCGAGCGCGCCTTCATGGAGCTTGAGGTGGATGGAGATTTGGCTGCCAACAATGGCGGCTGGCAATGGAGCGCCAGCAGTGGCATGGATCCCAAGCCTTTGCGGATCTTCAATCCAGCCACGCAGGCTTCAAAATTTGATGCTGAGGGCGAGTACATCCGTGAATGGGTGCCTGAACTGCGGCACGTGAACACCAAGGATTTGATCAGTGGGGAAATCCCTGCCTTAGAGCGCAGGGGCTATCCGGAGCTGCTGATTGATCACAAGGTGCAGCAGGCCAAGTTCAAAGCCCTTTACGCCACCATTCGCTCTTGA
- a CDS encoding carotenoid oxygenase family protein, with protein MTIAPSSVRFNRSEWSSAFRNVDEELTDVPLKPVRGALPDAMRGSLYRNGPGRLERDGQRVHHPFDGDGMITALHFDADGVRCSNRFVRTSGWKAEEAAGKVLFRGVFGSQKPGGPLANAFDLRLKNIANTNVVRLGDDLLALWEAAEPHALDPQTLETRGISLLGGVLSKGEAFSAHPRFDPGHHGDPRMVTFGVKTGPRSTVRLMEFATADNAAAGIRAGDLLSDRRDTFAGFAFLHDFAITPNWAVFLQNSINFNPLPFVLGQKGAAQCLTSNPNGKAKFWLIPRDSGAFAGQKPRVINAPDGFVFHHLNAWEEDGEVIVESIYYSDFPSIGPDQDFADVNFDLIPEGLLEQCRINLDSESIQTTRLSERCCEFAMVNPKQQGLPCRFAWMAAAAREQGNDPLQVIKKLDLQTGERHIWSAAPSGFVSEPLMVPRPGASAEDDGWVLDLVWNGARQASDLVILAASDLAEVAVLELPLAIPHGLHGSWVPEA; from the coding sequence GTGACCATTGCACCCTCCTCTGTTCGTTTCAATCGCTCGGAGTGGTCCAGTGCCTTCCGCAACGTGGACGAAGAACTCACGGATGTGCCCTTGAAGCCCGTGCGAGGCGCGCTGCCGGATGCGATGCGCGGTTCGCTCTATCGCAATGGGCCTGGCCGTTTGGAACGCGATGGTCAGCGCGTGCATCATCCCTTCGATGGCGACGGGATGATTACGGCTCTGCACTTTGATGCGGACGGCGTGCGCTGCAGCAATCGTTTCGTGCGGACCAGTGGCTGGAAAGCGGAGGAGGCTGCGGGGAAGGTGTTGTTCCGCGGTGTTTTTGGCAGCCAAAAACCTGGAGGTCCACTCGCGAACGCGTTTGATCTGCGGCTTAAAAATATTGCCAACACCAATGTGGTTCGGCTTGGAGATGATCTCCTTGCCCTATGGGAAGCCGCTGAGCCCCACGCCTTAGATCCCCAAACCCTGGAGACAAGAGGCATCTCTCTCCTCGGCGGGGTGCTCAGCAAAGGGGAGGCCTTTAGTGCACACCCCCGTTTTGACCCAGGTCATCACGGTGACCCGCGGATGGTGACCTTCGGCGTGAAAACCGGGCCTCGCAGCACCGTTCGCTTGATGGAATTTGCGACCGCAGACAATGCTGCGGCTGGGATTCGAGCCGGTGATTTGCTCAGTGATCGTCGCGATACGTTTGCCGGATTCGCCTTCCTGCATGATTTCGCCATCACCCCGAATTGGGCGGTGTTTCTGCAAAATTCGATCAATTTCAATCCACTCCCCTTTGTGCTCGGACAAAAAGGAGCGGCTCAATGTCTCACGTCCAACCCCAATGGCAAGGCAAAATTTTGGTTGATCCCCCGAGATAGCGGCGCTTTCGCGGGTCAGAAACCTCGCGTCATCAACGCCCCTGATGGCTTCGTGTTCCATCACCTCAATGCCTGGGAAGAGGACGGGGAGGTGATCGTGGAGAGCATCTACTACAGCGACTTCCCATCGATCGGTCCGGATCAGGACTTCGCTGATGTGAATTTCGATCTCATCCCCGAGGGCTTGCTCGAGCAATGCCGCATCAACCTTGATTCAGAGTCGATTCAAACCACCCGCCTGAGTGAGCGCTGTTGTGAGTTCGCCATGGTGAACCCCAAACAGCAGGGTCTTCCTTGCCGCTTTGCCTGGATGGCGGCCGCGGCGCGAGAGCAGGGGAATGATCCCTTGCAGGTGATTAAAAAACTCGATCTTCAAACCGGCGAACGACACATCTGGAGTGCAGCCCCCTCTGGCTTCGTGAGTGAACCTTTGATGGTGCCTCGACCCGGCGCCAGTGCAGAGGACGACGGCTGGGTGTTGGACCTCGTTTGGAATGGAGCGAGACAGGCCTCCGATCTGGTGATTCTCGCCGCTTCTGATCTCGCAGAAGTGGCCGTGTTGGAGCTCCCCCTAGCCATTCCTCACGGACTTCATGGCAGTTGGGTGCCAGAGGCCTGA
- the fabI gene encoding enoyl-ACP reductase FabI codes for MLLDLTGKKILVTGIANNRSIAWGIAQQLKAAGAELGITYLPDEKGRFETKVRELTAPLEPSLFLPLNVQDAAQMETVFAEIKDKWGQLDGLVHCLAFAGKEELVGDFSATTAEGFARALEISAYSLAPLCRHAKPLFSEKAGVVTLTYLGAERAIPNYNVMGVAKAALEASVRYLSAELGPEKQVRVNAISAGPIRTLASSAIGGILDMIHNVEEKAPLRRTVTQNEVGNTAAFLLSDLSSGISGQTIYVDAGYCINGM; via the coding sequence ATGCTTCTTGATCTCACTGGTAAGAAGATCCTTGTTACTGGCATCGCCAACAATCGCTCCATTGCCTGGGGCATTGCCCAGCAGCTAAAGGCGGCTGGAGCCGAGCTCGGGATCACCTACCTGCCTGATGAGAAGGGCCGGTTTGAAACCAAGGTGCGTGAGCTCACGGCTCCATTAGAGCCTTCCTTGTTTTTGCCTTTAAACGTCCAAGATGCCGCTCAAATGGAGACGGTGTTTGCTGAAATCAAAGACAAGTGGGGGCAGCTCGATGGCCTCGTGCACTGTTTGGCGTTTGCAGGAAAGGAAGAATTGGTGGGCGACTTCAGCGCCACCACGGCGGAGGGTTTTGCGCGTGCTTTAGAGATCAGCGCCTATTCCCTTGCGCCTCTGTGTCGTCACGCCAAGCCATTGTTTAGCGAGAAAGCGGGTGTGGTGACCTTGACCTACCTCGGCGCTGAGCGGGCGATTCCCAATTACAACGTGATGGGTGTGGCGAAGGCGGCTCTGGAAGCCTCCGTTCGCTATCTCTCCGCTGAGCTTGGCCCCGAGAAGCAGGTGCGCGTGAATGCGATCAGTGCTGGTCCGATCCGAACGCTGGCGAGCTCTGCGATCGGAGGCATCCTCGACATGATTCACAACGTGGAGGAAAAGGCGCCCCTGCGCCGAACCGTCACTCAGAACGAAGTAGGAAACACCGCTGCCTTCCTGCTCAGTGATCTCTCGAGCGGCATTTCTGGCCAAACCATTTACGTGGATGCGGGCTACTGCATTAACGGGATGTGA
- a CDS encoding SIMPL domain-containing protein translates to MTASIIASMTALVTAALTRRIVCSRQRRRSGSAILIPVVVGVGLGAATPALASAQVCKGTLLELQVQESASTASDRFLFSLGLQAEASSKAAAMALLNQRLDRARQDLKPLVLGALNIPAPRSYSFGGGSASSPKLERASTNVRGEVSRGNYDALIQLAGRLPGVRLQGMTSLASSRGGVALEDQLLKQALKEGRRRANITASALGLGRVDLLRINQRAGGVRPVAYAEARMSKPAFRPDEAPKPMRSLTLGLDYCLR, encoded by the coding sequence ATGACTGCCTCAATAATTGCCTCGATGACTGCCTTGGTGACCGCTGCCTTAACTCGTCGGATCGTTTGCTCTCGACAGAGACGGAGATCAGGATCGGCGATCTTGATTCCGGTTGTTGTTGGTGTTGGCCTTGGCGCAGCGACGCCTGCCTTGGCGTCAGCTCAGGTCTGCAAAGGCACCTTGTTGGAATTACAAGTGCAAGAAAGTGCAAGCACCGCCAGTGATCGCTTTCTCTTTTCGCTTGGATTGCAAGCGGAAGCTTCTTCCAAAGCGGCTGCGATGGCGCTTCTCAACCAGCGCCTTGATCGGGCGCGCCAAGACCTGAAGCCCCTCGTTCTTGGTGCCCTGAACATTCCCGCTCCACGCAGCTACTCCTTTGGTGGCGGCAGTGCCTCCAGTCCCAAGTTGGAGCGCGCCTCGACGAATGTTCGTGGTGAGGTGAGTCGTGGGAATTACGACGCGCTGATTCAATTGGCTGGTCGCTTGCCTGGCGTTCGCCTCCAAGGGATGACATCCCTGGCCTCCAGCCGTGGGGGTGTGGCCTTGGAGGATCAATTGCTGAAACAGGCCCTGAAGGAGGGGCGTCGCCGCGCGAACATCACGGCGAGCGCCTTGGGGTTAGGCCGCGTGGACCTGCTGCGAATCAACCAACGCGCTGGAGGTGTGCGGCCCGTTGCCTATGCAGAGGCAAGGATGTCCAAGCCAGCGTTTCGTCCTGACGAGGCCCCAAAACCTATGCGGTCGCTCACGCTTGGCTTGGATTATTGCCTGCGCTGA
- a CDS encoding DegT/DnrJ/EryC1/StrS aminotransferase family protein, with protein MQVPPFSLTDQLADLGSELDDAVLRVLRSGQYIGGAEIKKFEDAFAASVSSRHAVGCNSGTDALVLALRGLGIGSGDEVITASFSFFATAEAISAVGATPVFVDVDPATYLIDLNLIEAAITPATKALIPVHLFGRPVDMARLMDIAQRHGLKVVEDCAQATGASWNAKPVGSWGDVGCFSFFPTKNLGAAGDGGAMTCQDDDLAQRMRELAVHGMPRRYLHTALGYNSRLDSIQAAVLNVKLPYLSGWVEKRAAIAKRYLEALKDLPGVQLPDSATDASVGHGWNQFVVRVGLCPDNQPSCRKTCSESASHFGLPPSRCRDWLKQSLQEQGVNTIIYYPIPIHRQPAYEDQAQADGNLPITDQLCSEVLSLPIFPELTSEQQERVITVLRQQLVAQTQERMVA; from the coding sequence ATGCAGGTGCCTCCGTTCAGCCTCACAGATCAGCTCGCCGACCTCGGATCGGAGCTCGATGATGCCGTCCTGCGGGTGTTGCGCAGTGGGCAATACATCGGTGGCGCCGAAATTAAAAAATTCGAGGACGCGTTTGCCGCAAGCGTGAGCAGTCGCCATGCCGTGGGCTGCAACAGCGGTACCGATGCCCTTGTCCTGGCGTTGAGAGGCCTGGGTATCGGCTCCGGCGATGAGGTGATCACCGCATCCTTCAGCTTCTTCGCAACAGCTGAAGCGATCAGTGCCGTGGGCGCAACGCCCGTGTTCGTGGACGTGGATCCTGCGACCTATCTGATCGACCTCAACCTGATTGAAGCCGCGATCACACCCGCCACCAAAGCGCTCATCCCCGTCCACCTGTTTGGTCGTCCGGTGGATATGGCTCGCCTGATGGACATCGCCCAACGCCATGGGCTCAAAGTGGTGGAGGACTGCGCACAGGCCACCGGTGCCAGCTGGAACGCCAAGCCTGTTGGCAGTTGGGGCGATGTGGGTTGCTTCAGCTTTTTCCCCACGAAAAATCTCGGCGCTGCAGGCGATGGCGGCGCCATGACCTGCCAAGACGACGATCTGGCCCAACGTATGCGTGAACTCGCCGTGCACGGCATGCCCCGCCGCTATCTCCATACCGCCTTGGGCTACAACAGCCGCCTGGATTCCATCCAGGCCGCCGTTCTCAACGTGAAGCTGCCTTACCTCAGCGGCTGGGTTGAGAAGCGCGCAGCGATTGCCAAGCGCTACCTCGAAGCGCTCAAAGACCTCCCCGGCGTCCAACTCCCCGATTCCGCCACTGATGCAAGCGTGGGTCACGGCTGGAATCAGTTTGTGGTGCGCGTTGGCCTCTGTCCTGACAACCAGCCGTCCTGCAGGAAAACCTGCTCAGAGTCAGCCAGCCATTTTGGTTTGCCCCCCAGTCGTTGCCGTGACTGGCTCAAGCAAAGCCTGCAAGAGCAAGGGGTGAATACGATCATTTATTACCCCATCCCGATCCATCGCCAGCCGGCCTACGAAGACCAAGCTCAGGCTGACGGCAACCTGCCAATCACGGATCAACTGTGCAGCGAGGTGCTCAGCCTGCCCATTTTCCCGGAATTAACCTCCGAGCAACAGGAACGGGTGATCACGGTGTTGCGCCAGCAACTTGTTGCTCAGACTCAAGAGCGAATGGTGGCGTAA
- a CDS encoding NUDIX hydrolase has translation MAPLPAPEPSTLLETLETMDARKIRFERHRIRLPMGVEGTFGIIRHPGASLAVPITADGQVVILRQYRFAVQARLLEFPAGTLEEGEDPLESMQRELGEEAGYSAARWDSLGPMLPCPGYSDEVIHCFLARELTRLEHPPAGDDDEDLEVILMPPSELDARLASGAEWLDGKSVTAWFRAKQLLGL, from the coding sequence ATGGCCCCGCTGCCCGCGCCTGAGCCCTCCACGTTGTTGGAGACCCTCGAGACCATGGATGCGCGCAAGATTCGTTTTGAGCGCCATCGCATCCGCTTGCCGATGGGGGTGGAAGGAACCTTTGGGATCATTCGCCACCCCGGGGCTTCATTGGCGGTTCCGATCACCGCTGACGGCCAGGTGGTGATTTTGCGTCAATACCGTTTTGCGGTGCAGGCCCGTCTCCTTGAATTCCCTGCAGGCACGCTTGAAGAGGGTGAGGATCCTTTGGAATCGATGCAGCGCGAGCTTGGGGAAGAAGCTGGATACAGCGCGGCCCGTTGGGATTCGCTCGGCCCAATGTTGCCTTGTCCCGGCTACTCCGACGAGGTGATTCATTGCTTTTTGGCGCGGGAGCTTACGCGCTTGGAGCATCCACCTGCTGGCGATGACGATGAAGATCTTGAGGTGATCCTGATGCCTCCGTCCGAACTGGATGCCCGTCTGGCGTCGGGTGCTGAATGGCTGGATGGCAAGAGCGTCACCGCCTGGTTCCGTGCCAAGCAACTGTTGGGTCTCTGA
- the hisB gene encoding imidazoleglycerol-phosphate dehydratase HisB, with product MRTGEIHRVTGETDVNVRLGLDGGGRCQASTGVPFLDHMLHQISSHGLIDLEIMATGDTHIDDHHTNEDVGIAVGQALSKALGDRRGIYRFGHFVAPLDEALVQVVLDCSGRPHLSWGLTIPTQKIGTYDTELVKEFFVAVVNNSGLTLHIRQLDGVNSHHIVEACFKAFARALRMATEIDPRRSGSVPSSKGVLEQAGGS from the coding sequence ATGCGTACTGGGGAGATTCACCGCGTTACTGGGGAGACCGATGTCAACGTGCGGCTCGGACTTGACGGCGGCGGCCGCTGCCAGGCCAGCACGGGTGTGCCTTTTCTCGATCACATGCTTCATCAGATCAGTAGCCATGGCCTGATCGACTTGGAGATCATGGCCACTGGCGACACGCATATTGACGACCATCACACCAATGAGGATGTCGGGATTGCCGTTGGCCAGGCGCTCTCGAAGGCCCTTGGTGATCGGCGCGGGATTTACCGTTTTGGCCACTTTGTGGCACCGCTGGATGAGGCCTTGGTGCAGGTGGTTCTTGATTGCTCCGGACGCCCCCATCTCAGTTGGGGACTCACCATCCCAACGCAGAAGATCGGCACCTACGACACCGAATTGGTGAAGGAGTTTTTTGTGGCTGTCGTCAATAACTCAGGCCTCACCTTGCACATTCGTCAGTTGGATGGGGTGAACTCCCACCACATCGTTGAGGCCTGTTTCAAGGCCTTCGCAAGGGCGCTGCGGATGGCCACGGAGATTGACCCGCGCCGCTCTGGATCGGTGCCCAGCAGTAAGGGGGTGTTGGAGCAAGCAGGTGGCTCCTAG
- the folK gene encoding 2-amino-4-hydroxy-6-hydroxymethyldihydropteridine diphosphokinase, with the protein MRNSLADQTHSLAVALGANQAGPGGSPLQTLKAVRPLLEGVVGSWAQTVEENNPETTASNRASLALTFSWSPLQQTDPVGGPPDQPSYLNAVLLVKDLELKPASIAALHLLDALQQVERSFGRNRSQEERWGPRSLDLDLLFWGELRLDHARLTLPHPRLHLRCFVMEPLLQAMQASTPWLN; encoded by the coding sequence GTGAGAAACAGTCTCGCTGATCAGACCCACAGCCTTGCTGTGGCCCTGGGCGCCAATCAGGCCGGCCCTGGTGGTTCGCCGCTGCAGACTCTCAAGGCCGTAAGGCCCTTGCTGGAGGGTGTGGTCGGCAGTTGGGCGCAGACGGTTGAAGAGAACAACCCAGAGACAACCGCTTCGAACAGGGCCTCTTTAGCGCTGACATTTTCTTGGTCCCCGTTGCAGCAGACCGATCCGGTGGGTGGACCGCCCGATCAACCGTCGTATCTCAATGCCGTTCTGCTGGTGAAGGACCTGGAGCTGAAACCTGCCTCGATCGCTGCGTTGCATTTGTTGGATGCACTTCAACAGGTGGAGCGATCGTTCGGGCGCAACCGCTCCCAAGAGGAACGCTGGGGACCGCGATCGTTGGATCTCGATTTGTTGTTTTGGGGCGAGTTGCGTTTGGATCATGCGCGCTTAACGCTGCCCCACCCCCGCTTGCATTTGCGTTGTTTTGTGATGGAGCCCCTGCTGCAGGCCATGCAGGCTTCAACGCCTTGGCTGAACTGA
- a CDS encoding thioredoxin family protein, whose translation MVLTPSTMLPLQHPLPQFSLPLVSGHAPWASRDDLVRSRDLPRQPLLVMLICAHCPFVKHVEPEITRLEADFGDNVTLLAISSNSLTTHPQDGRDGLRQQAEQQGWRFPYLLDEQQTLAKDLRGACTPEFYAFAPDTDGTQTLRYRGQLDASRPGNHLPLDGADLRAALTNILAGTPVSEMQQPSVGCNIKWEPGQEPPWFGRST comes from the coding sequence ATGGTTCTGACGCCATCCACGATGCTGCCTCTTCAGCATCCTCTGCCTCAATTTTCACTGCCCTTGGTGTCGGGTCATGCGCCCTGGGCCTCGCGGGATGACCTGGTGAGGAGCAGGGACCTGCCCAGACAGCCTTTGTTGGTGATGCTGATCTGTGCTCATTGTCCCTTCGTGAAACACGTGGAGCCAGAGATCACCCGTTTGGAGGCGGATTTCGGAGACAACGTCACCCTGCTCGCCATCTCCAGCAATAGCCTCACCACCCATCCGCAAGACGGTCGTGATGGGTTGCGACAACAGGCCGAACAGCAGGGTTGGCGCTTCCCCTATCTCCTGGATGAGCAGCAAACGCTGGCCAAAGACCTCCGTGGCGCCTGCACGCCTGAGTTCTATGCCTTCGCACCGGACACTGATGGCACGCAAACCCTCCGCTATCGCGGCCAACTGGATGCGAGCCGGCCTGGGAATCACCTGCCGCTCGACGGAGCAGATCTACGGGCAGCCCTCACAAATATCTTGGCTGGAACCCCTGTAAGCGAGATGCAGCAGCCTTCGGTGGGCTGCAATATCAAATGGGAGCCGGGCCAAGAACCGCCATGGTTTGGTCGGTCGACTTAA
- a CDS encoding bestrophin family ion channel: MIRPRGCLDYLQLSWWLMRRQGRTLVLATFLCVLSLPLNATIAKTLLPETLVQVLGLLLSLFLGFRYSQAYNRWWEARVLWGTLVNQSRNWRDLLTRVLPNELPLSLRRRLLKQVVLLMWCLNAELRGSDREQPVLAPQAQALALKLGFNHPSVQDLLQQMAEEQFKLHQADCLDSVESREFGRLQQEITNALGGLERIRHQPLPASSTLFIRLLTWVYGYLVFLKLDAIGPTTSALVGWLVFLIFLMAERIGTFLENPFVDARFALPMDRLCALISLDLLGASDPLAQPSPTEGPWLR; the protein is encoded by the coding sequence GTGATTCGACCGCGCGGATGTCTTGATTACCTGCAGCTCTCCTGGTGGCTGATGAGACGCCAGGGGAGGACCTTGGTGCTGGCAACGTTTTTGTGCGTGCTCAGCCTCCCCTTAAACGCAACGATTGCAAAAACGTTGCTTCCAGAAACGTTGGTGCAGGTTCTGGGCTTGCTTCTCAGCCTATTCCTTGGTTTTCGCTACAGCCAGGCCTACAACCGCTGGTGGGAAGCGCGTGTTCTCTGGGGAACTTTGGTGAATCAAAGTCGCAATTGGCGAGATTTGCTCACGCGCGTTCTGCCTAACGAGTTGCCGCTGTCTTTGCGGCGTCGTCTTCTGAAGCAGGTGGTGCTGTTGATGTGGTGCCTGAATGCTGAGTTGCGCGGCTCTGATCGTGAACAGCCAGTGCTGGCTCCCCAAGCCCAGGCGCTTGCTCTCAAGCTTGGATTCAACCATCCATCCGTTCAGGATCTGCTTCAGCAAATGGCAGAGGAGCAGTTCAAACTGCATCAGGCCGATTGCCTCGACAGTGTCGAAAGCCGTGAGTTTGGACGCTTGCAGCAGGAGATCACCAATGCCCTTGGTGGTTTGGAACGGATTCGTCACCAGCCCCTACCCGCCTCATCGACCTTGTTTATCCGGCTTTTGACATGGGTTTATGGCTATTTGGTGTTCCTCAAGCTGGATGCGATCGGCCCAACCACTTCAGCGTTGGTGGGGTGGCTGGTGTTTCTTATTTTTCTGATGGCTGAGCGAATCGGCACCTTCCTGGAGAATCCATTCGTTGATGCACGCTTCGCCTTGCCCATGGACCGGTTGTGTGCCCTGATCAGCCTGGATCTTCTTGGGGCCTCCGACCCACTGGCTCAACCTTCCCCGACGGAGGGCCCCTGGCTGCGCTGA
- a CDS encoding FAD-binding domain-containing protein, protein MSRLPHAAPLSWPSESTDLPRDLNERTALNSLLSQEFPTASGELSPIEGGRAAADRQLAAIDAKRYGRSRNHLNGAVTRLSPYIRHGILTLAEVRDAVFSQLKKNNQGRDDGGKLINELGWRDFWQRMWLDLGDRIHDDQEEHKTGFAAAEYQQALPDDIREGRTQLACIDGFRNELVSHGWLHNHARMWMAAYLVHWRRVHWRAGADWFLEHLLDGDPASNHLSWQWVASCFSHKPYFFNRQNLERYSNGRYCQDCPSNDSCPFDGSYERLEQQLFKVQPAIREGSARRSSRSSSRSSQKPSQRPNARPSTQRF, encoded by the coding sequence GTGTCCAGGCTGCCGCACGCTGCGCCGCTCAGTTGGCCGAGCGAATCCACAGATCTTCCCCGAGATCTCAACGAGCGCACGGCGCTGAATTCGCTGTTATCGCAGGAATTTCCAACCGCCTCTGGGGAGCTGAGTCCGATCGAAGGCGGTCGCGCCGCTGCTGACCGGCAGCTCGCTGCGATCGATGCCAAGCGCTACGGCCGCAGTCGCAACCACCTCAATGGTGCTGTCACACGCCTATCGCCCTACATCCGCCACGGAATTCTCACGCTTGCGGAGGTCCGAGATGCTGTCTTCTCACAGCTGAAAAAGAACAACCAAGGGAGGGATGACGGCGGAAAACTGATTAACGAGCTGGGATGGCGTGATTTCTGGCAACGGATGTGGCTTGATCTCGGCGATCGCATTCATGACGATCAGGAAGAGCACAAAACCGGCTTTGCCGCCGCTGAGTATCAGCAAGCTCTTCCCGATGACATCCGCGAAGGACGCACACAACTGGCCTGCATCGACGGTTTCAGGAACGAACTGGTGAGCCACGGATGGCTCCACAACCACGCGCGGATGTGGATGGCGGCCTACCTCGTGCACTGGAGACGGGTGCACTGGCGTGCAGGGGCTGACTGGTTCCTCGAACACCTGCTGGATGGCGACCCCGCCAGCAACCACCTCAGCTGGCAGTGGGTGGCCAGCTGCTTCAGTCACAAGCCCTATTTCTTTAATCGTCAAAATCTGGAGCGCTACAGCAATGGGCGGTATTGCCAGGACTGTCCAAGCAACGATTCCTGCCCCTTTGATGGCAGTTACGAGCGGTTAGAGCAGCAGCTCTTCAAGGTTCAGCCAGCCATCCGAGAGGGGAGCGCTCGACGATCCTCGCGATCCAGCAGCCGTTCGAGCCAAAAGCCGAGTCAACGCCCCAACGCACGCCCCAGCACCCAGCGATTTTGA